One Streptococcus gallolyticus subsp. gallolyticus DSM 16831 DNA window includes the following coding sequences:
- a CDS encoding bifunctional hydroxymethylpyrimidine kinase/phosphomethylpyrimidine kinase, protein MTNNYILAISGNDIFSGGGLYADLATYTTNHLHGFLAVTCLTALTENGFDVFATDETVFSHQLNSLKDVPFSGIKLGLLPNVKVADLALEFVKSHVGIPIVLDPVLVCKEKHDVEVSALRDELLKFFPYVTIITPNLVEAELLTQTSIKTLDDMKAAAKKLHQLGAKNVVVKGGNRLSKEKAIDVFYDGENVTVFETPVLENNNIGAGCTFASSIASQLVLGKSAKAAVEQSKEFVYQAIRHSDQYGVKQNYEEN, encoded by the coding sequence ATGACGAATAACTACATTTTAGCCATTTCAGGAAATGATATTTTTAGTGGCGGTGGTCTCTATGCTGATTTGGCAACCTATACAACCAATCATTTGCATGGTTTTCTAGCGGTAACTTGCTTAACGGCATTGACAGAAAATGGATTTGATGTTTTTGCGACAGATGAGACAGTCTTTTCTCACCAATTAAATAGTCTCAAAGATGTTCCTTTTTCAGGGATAAAACTTGGTTTGTTGCCAAACGTGAAAGTTGCTGATTTAGCACTTGAATTCGTTAAATCGCACGTTGGAATTCCAATTGTTCTTGACCCAGTTTTGGTTTGTAAAGAAAAACATGATGTTGAAGTTTCAGCGCTTCGTGATGAACTCTTGAAATTTTTTCCATATGTGACCATTATCACGCCGAATTTGGTAGAAGCTGAGCTATTGACCCAAACCTCAATCAAAACTTTGGATGATATGAAAGCTGCGGCGAAAAAATTGCACCAGTTAGGAGCGAAAAACGTAGTTGTTAAAGGTGGCAACCGATTAAGTAAGGAAAAAGCGATTGACGTTTTTTACGACGGTGAAAACGTGACTGTTTTTGAGACACCTGTCCTTGAAAATAATAATATCGGTGCTGGTTGTACATTCGCTTCAAGCATTGCAAGCCAATTAGTGCTTGGAAAGTCTGCCAAAGCTGCTGTTGAACAATCTAAAGAGTTCGTTTATCAAGCGATTCGTCATTCAGACCAATATGGAGTGAAACAAAATTATGAAGAAAACTAA
- a CDS encoding ECF transporter S component, with protein sequence MKKTNTRDLTLMAVLTALSVVLAYIHVPTPTGYLTLLDVGIYFTAYYLGSKSGAIVGGLSGFLIDLLLGYPQYMFHSLIAHGAQGFFAGWNGKKRILGLVLASVSMIGWYFVAALLLGYGLGAAWAGILGNVLQNFFGMFVGYLVYLAYLRFEKH encoded by the coding sequence ATGAAGAAAACTAATACGCGTGACTTAACCTTAATGGCTGTTTTGACAGCTTTGAGTGTTGTTTTGGCTTACATTCATGTTCCAACCCCAACAGGTTATTTGACCTTGTTAGATGTTGGAATTTATTTTACTGCTTATTATTTAGGTTCAAAATCTGGAGCAATTGTCGGTGGCTTATCTGGCTTTCTTATTGACCTTTTGCTGGGCTATCCACAATATATGTTTCATAGTCTGATTGCACATGGGGCACAAGGATTTTTTGCAGGCTGGAATGGGAAAAAACGTATTCTGGGTCTTGTACTAGCTAGTGTTTCAATGATTGGCTGGTATTTTGTAGCCGCCTTGCTGTTGGGGTATGGCTTGGGTGCTGCTTGGGCAGGTATTTTAGGAAATGTTTTACAAAATTTCTTTGGAATGTTTGTTGGTTACCTTGTCTATCTTGCTTATCTGCGTTTTGAAAAACATTAG
- a CDS encoding TIGR01440 family protein, whose amino-acid sequence MNLQELEKQTRAIVIDIVERSAIKKGQIFVLGLSSSEVAGGLIGKNSSAEIGEVIVKTILDVLNERGIYLAVQGCEHLNRALTVERELAEKKELEIVNVIPNLHAGGSGQVAAFKFMQDPVEVEEIVAHAGLDIGDTFIGMHVKRVQVPLIPVQCELGGAHVTALASRPKLIGGARATYTSDPIRKF is encoded by the coding sequence ATGAACCTACAAGAATTAGAAAAGCAAACACGTGCTATTGTGATTGATATTGTTGAACGCTCTGCTATTAAAAAAGGTCAAATTTTTGTTCTTGGCTTGTCCTCAAGTGAGGTTGCAGGTGGTTTGATTGGGAAAAATAGCAGTGCTGAAATCGGTGAAGTGATTGTTAAGACGATTTTAGATGTGCTAAATGAGCGTGGGATTTATCTAGCTGTGCAAGGTTGTGAACATTTAAATCGTGCTTTGACGGTTGAACGCGAATTAGCTGAGAAAAAAGAATTAGAAATCGTTAATGTCATTCCAAATCTGCATGCGGGTGGAAGCGGACAAGTCGCTGCTTTCAAGTTCATGCAAGACCCTGTTGAGGTTGAAGAAATCGTGGCACATGCTGGGCTAGATATTGGAGATACCTTTATTGGTATGCATGTCAAGCGCGTACAAGTGCCGTTAATTCCAGTGCAATGTGAGTTGGGTGGCGCTCATGTGACTGCTTTAGCGAGCCGGCCAAAATTAATTGGTGGCGCGCGTGCAACTTATACATCAGACCCAATTCGAAAATTTTAA
- a CDS encoding mechanosensitive ion channel family protein: MNIISKYLEQLQIEQIAVDLISKAVSLILLFLFFLIVKRVADFIFKHAVEKSITLSRQTEARQKTISKLLHNIMNYTIYFFLLYWVLSILGVPVSSLLAGAGLAGVAIGLGAQGFLTDVVNGFFILLENQFEVGDSVVIGTVEGNISSVGIRTTQIRGFDGTLHFIPNRNITVVSNKSRGDMRVQIDIPIYAHTDLEKISNIIKTINKEQLPSYPEIVGSPTILGPRTNSTAQLVFRVDIFVQNGKQSYIYSNFYRLYQEALLENDIALPTMYANPTLTK, from the coding sequence ATGAATATTATCTCTAAATATCTCGAACAATTACAAATCGAACAAATCGCTGTGGATCTTATTTCTAAGGCGGTTTCATTGATACTTCTTTTTCTATTTTTCTTAATTGTAAAGCGTGTTGCTGATTTTATTTTTAAACATGCGGTAGAAAAATCAATTACGCTTTCGCGCCAAACGGAAGCTCGCCAAAAGACAATCAGCAAACTTTTGCACAACATCATGAACTACACCATCTACTTTTTCCTACTTTATTGGGTGTTGAGTATTCTTGGTGTTCCAGTTTCTAGTTTATTGGCTGGTGCTGGTCTTGCTGGGGTCGCTATTGGGCTTGGTGCACAAGGCTTTTTAACTGACGTGGTTAACGGATTCTTTATTCTTCTTGAAAATCAATTTGAAGTCGGTGATTCTGTCGTTATTGGAACAGTTGAAGGAAATATTTCAAGCGTCGGTATTCGTACCACACAAATTCGCGGTTTCGACGGAACACTTCATTTCATTCCTAATCGTAATATTACTGTTGTTTCTAACAAATCACGTGGTGATATGCGTGTTCAGATTGATATTCCAATCTACGCTCACACAGACTTAGAAAAAATCTCAAATATCATTAAGACGATCAACAAAGAACAGCTACCATCTTATCCTGAAATCGTTGGTAGTCCAACCATTTTAGGACCACGTACAAATAGCACTGCACAACTTGTTTTCCGTGTTGATATTTTCGTGCAAAATGGCAAACAAAGTTACATTTATTCTAACTTTTACCGTCTTTACCAAGAAGCGCTTTTGGAAAATGACATTGCATTGCCAACGATGTATGCCAACCCGACACTTACAAAATAG
- the tig gene encoding trigger factor, with translation MSVSFENKATNRGVITFTIGQDKIQPALDQAFNKVKKNLNAPGFRKGHMPRAVFNQKFGEEALYEDALNAILPAAYEAAVAELSLDVVAQPKIDIQSMEKGQEWTLTAEVVTKPEVKLGDYKDLEVSVEATKEVTDAEVDEKVERERNNLAELIIKEDAAELGDTVVIDFVGSVDGVEFDGGKGDNFSLELGSGQFIPGFEDQLVGAKAGETVDVNVTFPENYQAEDLAGKDAKFVTTVHEVKAKEVPALDDELAKDIDEEVETLDELKAKYRKELEAAKEIAYDDAVEGAALELAVANAEIVELPEEMVHDEVHRAMNEFMGNMQRQGISPEMYFQLTGTTEEDLHKQYEADADKRVKTNLIIEAIAKAEGFEASDEEIEKEINDLASEYNMEVEQVRNLLSADMLKHDIAMKKAVDVVTSTAKVK, from the coding sequence ATGTCTGTATCATTTGAAAACAAAGCTACTAACCGTGGCGTGATTACATTCACAATCGGTCAAGATAAAATCCAACCAGCTCTTGATCAAGCTTTCAACAAAGTTAAGAAAAATTTAAACGCACCTGGATTCCGTAAAGGACACATGCCACGTGCCGTATTTAACCAAAAATTTGGTGAAGAAGCACTTTACGAAGATGCTTTGAACGCTATTCTTCCAGCAGCATACGAAGCAGCAGTTGCTGAACTTAGCCTTGATGTTGTTGCTCAACCAAAAATTGACATCCAATCAATGGAAAAAGGTCAAGAATGGACATTGACTGCAGAAGTTGTTACAAAACCAGAAGTAAAACTTGGCGACTATAAAGACCTTGAAGTTTCAGTTGAAGCTACAAAAGAAGTAACTGATGCTGAAGTTGACGAAAAAGTTGAACGCGAACGCAACAACCTTGCTGAACTTATCATCAAAGAAGACGCTGCAGAACTTGGGGATACAGTTGTTATTGACTTCGTAGGTTCAGTTGACGGTGTTGAATTTGACGGTGGTAAAGGTGATAACTTCTCACTTGAACTTGGTTCAGGTCAATTCATCCCTGGTTTTGAAGACCAATTAGTAGGTGCTAAAGCTGGTGAAACTGTTGATGTTAATGTAACATTCCCAGAAAACTACCAAGCAGAAGACCTTGCTGGTAAAGACGCTAAATTCGTAACAACTGTTCACGAAGTTAAAGCTAAAGAAGTTCCAGCACTTGACGACGAATTAGCTAAAGACATCGACGAAGAAGTTGAAACTCTTGACGAATTGAAAGCTAAATACCGTAAAGAACTTGAAGCAGCTAAAGAAATTGCATACGATGACGCTGTTGAAGGTGCTGCACTTGAATTGGCAGTTGCTAACGCTGAAATCGTTGAATTGCCAGAAGAAATGGTACATGACGAAGTGCACCGTGCTATGAACGAATTCATGGGCAACATGCAACGTCAAGGTATCTCTCCAGAAATGTACTTCCAATTGACTGGTACAACTGAAGAAGACCTTCACAAACAATACGAAGCTGACGCTGACAAACGTGTTAAAACTAACCTTATTATCGAAGCTATCGCTAAAGCTGAAGGATTTGAAGCTTCTGACGAAGAAATCGAAAAAGAAATCAACGACCTTGCTTCAGAATACAACATGGAAGTTGAACAAGTTCGTAATCTTCTTTCAGCTGATATGCTTAAACACGACATCGCTATGAAGAAAGCTGTTGACGTTGTCACAAGCACTGCAAAAGTAAAATAA
- the rpoE gene encoding DNA-directed RNA polymerase subunit delta, with translation MELEVFAGQEKSELSMIEVARAILEERGRDHEMYFSDLVNEIQNYLEKSDAEIREALPYFYSALNVDGSFIPLGDNKWGLRSWYAIDEIDEEIITLEEDENGAPKRKPKRVNAFMDGDEDAIDYSDDDPEDEDFTPESSDLEYDEENPDDEKSEVESYDSEINEIIPDEDLDEEVDINEEDDEDDDLDEE, from the coding sequence TTGGAATTAGAAGTATTTGCTGGACAAGAAAAAAGCGAACTTTCAATGATTGAAGTTGCCCGTGCGATTTTAGAAGAACGTGGACGTGATCATGAAATGTATTTCAGCGATCTTGTAAATGAGATCCAAAACTACCTTGAAAAATCAGATGCAGAAATTCGTGAAGCATTGCCATATTTTTATTCTGCATTGAACGTTGACGGAAGTTTTATTCCACTTGGGGATAACAAATGGGGGCTCCGTTCATGGTATGCTATTGATGAAATTGACGAAGAAATCATCACTCTTGAAGAAGATGAAAATGGTGCACCAAAACGCAAACCAAAACGTGTTAATGCCTTCATGGATGGTGATGAAGATGCCATTGATTATTCAGATGATGATCCAGAAGATGAAGATTTCACACCTGAATCATCTGATTTAGAATACGATGAAGAAAATCCAGATGACGAAAAATCAGAAGTTGAGTCATACGATTCAGAAATCAACGAAATTATTCCAGATGAAGATTTGGACGAAGAAGTTGACATCAACGAAGAAGACGACGAAGACGATGATTTAGACGAAGAGTAA
- a CDS encoding CTP synthase, producing the protein MTKYIFVTGGVVSSIGKGIVAASLGRLLKNRGLKVTIQKFDPYINIDPGTMSPYQHGEVYVTDDGAETDLDLGHYERFIDINLNKYSNVTTGKIYSEVLRKERKGEYLGATVQVIPHITDALKEKIKRAATTTDSDVIITEVGGTVGDIESLPFLEALRQMKADVGADNVMYIHTTLLPYLKAAGEMKTKPTQHSVKELRGLGIQPNMLVIRTEKPAGQNIKNKLAQFCDVAPEAVIESLDVDHIYQIPLNMQAQNMDQIVCDHLKLDVPKADMSEWSAMVDKIMNLKKSTKIALVGKYVELPDAYLSVVEALKHSGYVNDTAIDLKWVNANDLTADNVEEMLGDADGIIVPGGFGQRGTEGKIEAIRYAREKDVPMLGICLGMQLTCVEFARNVLNLEGANSAELDPDTKYPIIDIMRDQIDIEDMGGTLRLGLYPCKLKPGSRAAQAYNNQEVVQRRHRHRYEFNTKFRDQFEEAGFVFSGVSPDNRLMEVVELPEKKFFVAAQYHPELQSRPNRPEELYTAFVTAAIENSK; encoded by the coding sequence ATGACTAAGTATATTTTTGTTACTGGTGGTGTTGTTTCTTCTATCGGTAAGGGAATCGTGGCTGCAAGTCTTGGTCGTCTTTTGAAAAATCGCGGTCTTAAAGTAACTATCCAAAAATTTGACCCTTATATTAACATTGACCCAGGTACAATGAGCCCTTATCAACACGGTGAAGTTTACGTGACAGACGATGGTGCTGAAACTGACCTTGACCTTGGTCACTATGAACGTTTTATTGACATCAACCTTAACAAATATTCTAATGTAACAACTGGTAAAATTTATAGCGAAGTTCTTCGTAAAGAACGTAAAGGTGAATATCTTGGTGCAACTGTCCAAGTTATCCCACACATCACAGACGCTTTGAAAGAAAAAATCAAACGTGCCGCGACAACAACTGATTCTGATGTTATCATCACAGAAGTTGGTGGTACAGTTGGTGATATTGAAAGTCTTCCATTCCTTGAAGCCCTTCGCCAAATGAAAGCAGATGTTGGTGCTGACAATGTTATGTACATTCACACAACGCTTCTTCCATACCTTAAAGCTGCTGGTGAAATGAAAACTAAACCAACACAACATTCTGTTAAAGAATTGCGTGGTCTTGGGATTCAACCTAATATGTTGGTTATCCGTACAGAAAAACCAGCTGGTCAAAACATTAAAAATAAGTTGGCACAATTCTGTGATGTTGCTCCAGAAGCTGTTATTGAATCGCTTGATGTGGATCACATTTATCAAATTCCACTTAATATGCAAGCTCAAAATATGGACCAAATCGTTTGTGACCACTTGAAATTGGATGTGCCAAAAGCTGATATGTCAGAATGGTCTGCAATGGTTGATAAGATTATGAATCTTAAAAAATCAACTAAGATTGCTCTTGTTGGTAAATATGTTGAATTGCCAGATGCTTACCTTTCAGTTGTTGAAGCTCTTAAACACTCAGGTTATGTTAATGATACGGCTATTGACCTTAAATGGGTTAATGCCAACGATCTTACAGCTGACAATGTTGAAGAAATGCTTGGTGATGCTGATGGTATCATTGTCCCAGGTGGATTTGGTCAACGTGGTACAGAAGGTAAAATCGAAGCAATCCGCTATGCGCGTGAAAAAGATGTGCCAATGCTTGGTATTTGTCTTGGTATGCAATTGACTTGTGTGGAATTTGCTCGCAACGTATTGAACTTAGAAGGTGCAAATTCAGCCGAACTTGATCCAGATACTAAATATCCAATTATTGATATTATGCGTGATCAAATTGACATCGAAGATATGGGGGGAACACTCCGCCTTGGGCTTTACCCATGTAAATTAAAACCAGGTTCACGTGCAGCACAAGCTTACAACAATCAAGAAGTTGTTCAACGCCGTCACCGTCACCGTTACGAATTTAACACTAAATTCCGTGACCAATTTGAAGAAGCAGGCTTTGTTTTCTCAGGCGTATCACCAGATAACCGCTTGATGGAAGTTGTTGAATTGCCAGAGAAAAAATTCTTCGTGGCTGCTCAATATCACCCAGAACTTCAAAGT